In Glycine max cultivar Williams 82 chromosome 7, Glycine_max_v4.0, whole genome shotgun sequence, a single window of DNA contains:
- the LOC100795197 gene encoding signal peptide peptidase-like 4 isoform X2, whose translation MVSLGAIYSVAYVFMLAATLVLGGDIVHHDDVAPRRPGCENNFVLVKVPTWIDGVENSEYVGVGARFGPTLESKEKRANLSRVVMADPPDCCTKPKNKLTNEIILVHRGKCSFTTKANIADEAGASAILIINYRTELFKMVCEENETDVDIGIPAVMLPQDAGLNLERHIKNNSNVSIQLYSPLRPLVDVAEVFLWLMAVGTILIASYWSAWSAREAAIEQEKLLKDASDDYANTENVGSSGYVEISTVAAILFVVIASCFLVMLYKLMSFWFVEVLVVLFCIGGIEGLQTCLVALLSCFRWFQQPAQTFVKIPFFGAVSYLTVAVTPFCIVFAVVWAVYRRASFAWIGQDILGITLIITVLQIVRIPNLKVGTVLLSCAFLYDIFWVFVSKRWFHESVMIVVARGDKSGEDGIPMLLKIPRLFDPWGGYSIIGFGDIILPGLIVAFSLRYDWLAKKNLRAGYFLWAMSAYGLGLLITYVALNLMDGHGQPALLYIVPFTLGTFLSLGKKRGELKILWTRGEPERHCPHIQEDNQSIDSHH comes from the exons ATGGTTTCACTTGGAGCTATATATAGTGTGGCCTATGTGTTCATGCTTGCTGCTACTTTGGTCTTGGGTGGGGATATAGTTCACCATGATGATGTTGCCCCCAGAAGACCTGGTTGTGAGAACAACTTTGTTTTG GTAAAAGTCCCCACTTGGATTGATGGTGTGGAAAACAGTGAGTACGTTGGTGTTGGTGCAAGATTTGGCCCTACATTGGAATCAAAAGAAAAACGGGCCAATCTTTCTAGAGTTGTCATGGCTGATCCGCCTGATTGCTGTACAAAGCCTAAGAATAag CTCACCAACGAGATCATTTTGGTGCACCGAGGAAAATGTAGTTTCACAACCAAGGCAAATATAGCTGATGAAGCTGGTGCTTCAGCCATCCTCATTATAAACTACCGTACAG AACTTTTCAAGATGGtttgtgaagaaaatgaaaCTGATGTTGATATTGGAATACCTGCTGTCATGCTTCCACAAGATGCTGGATTGAACTTGGAAAggcatataaaaaataactccaATG TGTCCATCCAGTTATACTCTCCATTGCGTCCATTGGTTGATGTTGCGGAAGTGTTTCTGTGGCTTATGGCTGTTGGTACCATTTTAATTGCTTCTTATTGGTCTGCCTGGAGTGCTAGAGAAGCAGCAATTGAACAAGAGAAGCTTTTAAAG GATGCTTCAGATGACTATGCTAATACAGAAAATGTTGGTTCCAGTGGTTATGTGGAAATCAGTACTGTAGCAGCAATTTTATTTGTTGTGATTGCTTCTTGCTTCTTGGTTATGCTGTATAAATTAATGTCATTCTGGTTTGTTGAAGTTCTGGTGGTTCTCTTTTGCATAGGTGGGATAGAG GGTCTGCAAACTTGTTTGGTGGCTCTGTTATCATG TTTCAGATGGTTTCAACAACCCGCTCAAACATTTGTGAAGATACCCTTCTTTGGAGCTGTCTCATATCTGACAGTTGCTGTTACTCCATTCTGCATAGTGTTTGCCGTGGTTTGGGCAGTTTATCGCCGTGCATCGTTTGCTTGGATTGGTCAAGATATCCTT GGTATCACATTGATAATTACAGTTCTTCAGATTGTTCGCATACCAAATCTCAAG GTTGGAACTGTTCTTCTCAGTTGTGCCTTCCTATATGACATCTTCTGGGTGTTTGTCTCTAAACGGTGGTTCCATGAGAGTGTGATGATAGTG GTAGCTCGAGGTGATAAGAGTGGAGAAGATGGTATCCCCATGCTTCTCAAGATACCACGTCTGTTTGATCCTTGGGGTGGTTACAGTATCATCGGATTTGGGGACATAATCTTACCAGGACTTATAGTGGCATTTTCACTAAG GTATGATTGGTTGGCAAAGAAGAACCTTCGGGCTGGATACTTCTTGTGGGCAATGTCTGCCTATGGTTTAG GTCTCCTCATCACATATGTGGCTTTGAACTTGATGGATGGGCATGGTCAGCCAGCTTTGCTTTATATAGTCCCATTTACACTAG GCACCTTTTTGTCATTGGGAAAAAAGAGAGGGGAGCTCAAGATTTTATGGACAAGAGGGGAACCAGAAAGGCATTGTCCTCATATCCAAGAGGATAACCAATCAATTGACAGCCACCATTGA
- the LOC100794666 gene encoding SKP1-like protein 21 isoform X2: MSETDLAVIKPEMMKPYVWLQTSDDSIQQVEQEIAMFSPLICQEIIQKGMGSSKNCAICLPQQVSPAMLSLILDYCRFHQVPGRSNKERKSYDEKFVRIDTERLCELTSAADSLQLKPLVDLTSRALARIIEGKTPEEIRDIFHLPDDLTEEEKLEPLRNITADPRIRLLNRLYAKKRKELKERGRLKNVEVEEEHVDERSVDDLLSFINGNDGDPKGVKTSKNKKKNRRKKEQQKNSSLKEASEMNKKEVNGHDIRHQSSEAERISETSYLPYAEDDTFSPKVEFDDGDIDDEIDPALKEKIDREVEDFARRLNSDWPERMQELLSSGQERKTMLFTTDGFLRRQA, translated from the exons ATGTCAGAAACTGACTTGGCAGTTATTAAACCTGAG ATGATGAAGCCGTATGTATGGCTTCAGACTTCAGATGATTCAATCCAACAAGTGGAACAAGAAATTGCAATGTTTTCCCCACTGATATGTCAAGAAATAATACAAAAAGGCATGGGATCTTCCAAGAATTGTGCAATATGTCTTCCTCAACAAGTCAGTCCTGCCATGTTGAGCTTAATTCTCGACTATTGTCGTTTTCATCAAGTACCAGGCCGCTCAAACAAG GAACGTAAATCTTATGATGAGAAATTTGTTAGGATAGACACGGAGAGGCTTTGTGAGTTGACATCTGCTGCAGACAGCCTTCAGTTAAAACCTTTGGTTGATCTTACCAGTCGTGCACTTGCTCGAATAATTGAAGGGAAAACACCAGAGGAGATACGTGATATATTTCATTTGCCTGATGATCTTACAGAG GAAGAAAAGTTGGAGCCCTTGAGAAATATAACTGCCGACCCAAGGATCAGACTTTTGAACCGTTTGTATgccaaaaagagaaaagaactaAAAGAGCGCGGAAGGTTAAAG AATGTTGAAGTTGAAGAAGAGCATGTGGATGAACGTTCTGTTGATGACCTTTTGTCTTTTATTAATGGAAATGATGGag ATCCAAAGGGAGTTAAAAcatcaaagaataaaaagaagaacCGGAGGAAAAAAGAGCAACAGAAGAACTCTTCTCTGAAGGAGGCATCTGAAATGAACAAAAAG GAGGTAAATGGCCATGATATCAGACATCAAAGTTCTGAAGCTGAGAGAATTAGCGAGACCTCATATTTACCCTATGCAGAAGATGACACATTTTCTCCTAAGGTTGAGTTTGATGATGGTGATATAGATGATGAGATTGATCCtgctttaaaggaaaaaattgacAG GGAAGTGGAAGATTTTGCCCGCAGATTAAATTCTGACTGGCCAGAAAGAATGCAAGAACTTTTATCTTCAGGGCAAGAACGGAAGACAATGCTTTTTACTACAGATGGTTTTCTAAGGCGACAAGCTT GA
- the LOC100795197 gene encoding signal peptide peptidase-like 4 isoform X1: MVSLGAIYSVAYVFMLAATLVLGGDIVHHDDVAPRRPGCENNFVLVKVPTWIDGVENSEYVGVGARFGPTLESKEKRANLSRVVMADPPDCCTKPKNKLTNEIILVHRGKCSFTTKANIADEAGASAILIINYRTELFKMVCEENETDVDIGIPAVMLPQDAGLNLERHIKNNSNVSIQLYSPLRPLVDVAEVFLWLMAVGTILIASYWSAWSAREAAIEQEKLLKDASDDYANTENVGSSGYVEISTVAAILFVVIASCFLVMLYKLMSFWFVEVLVVLFCIGGIEGLQTCLVALLSCFRWFQQPAQTFVKIPFFGAVSYLTVAVTPFCIVFAVVWAVYRRASFAWIGQDILGITLIITVLQIVRIPNLKVGTVLLSCAFLYDIFWVFVSKRWFHESVMIVVSVLKNNPPSLPFFTKLDFGLIHDAVFLLKLLFSIQVARGDKSGEDGIPMLLKIPRLFDPWGGYSIIGFGDIILPGLIVAFSLRYDWLAKKNLRAGYFLWAMSAYGLGLLITYVALNLMDGHGQPALLYIVPFTLGTFLSLGKKRGELKILWTRGEPERHCPHIQEDNQSIDSHH; the protein is encoded by the exons ATGGTTTCACTTGGAGCTATATATAGTGTGGCCTATGTGTTCATGCTTGCTGCTACTTTGGTCTTGGGTGGGGATATAGTTCACCATGATGATGTTGCCCCCAGAAGACCTGGTTGTGAGAACAACTTTGTTTTG GTAAAAGTCCCCACTTGGATTGATGGTGTGGAAAACAGTGAGTACGTTGGTGTTGGTGCAAGATTTGGCCCTACATTGGAATCAAAAGAAAAACGGGCCAATCTTTCTAGAGTTGTCATGGCTGATCCGCCTGATTGCTGTACAAAGCCTAAGAATAag CTCACCAACGAGATCATTTTGGTGCACCGAGGAAAATGTAGTTTCACAACCAAGGCAAATATAGCTGATGAAGCTGGTGCTTCAGCCATCCTCATTATAAACTACCGTACAG AACTTTTCAAGATGGtttgtgaagaaaatgaaaCTGATGTTGATATTGGAATACCTGCTGTCATGCTTCCACAAGATGCTGGATTGAACTTGGAAAggcatataaaaaataactccaATG TGTCCATCCAGTTATACTCTCCATTGCGTCCATTGGTTGATGTTGCGGAAGTGTTTCTGTGGCTTATGGCTGTTGGTACCATTTTAATTGCTTCTTATTGGTCTGCCTGGAGTGCTAGAGAAGCAGCAATTGAACAAGAGAAGCTTTTAAAG GATGCTTCAGATGACTATGCTAATACAGAAAATGTTGGTTCCAGTGGTTATGTGGAAATCAGTACTGTAGCAGCAATTTTATTTGTTGTGATTGCTTCTTGCTTCTTGGTTATGCTGTATAAATTAATGTCATTCTGGTTTGTTGAAGTTCTGGTGGTTCTCTTTTGCATAGGTGGGATAGAG GGTCTGCAAACTTGTTTGGTGGCTCTGTTATCATG TTTCAGATGGTTTCAACAACCCGCTCAAACATTTGTGAAGATACCCTTCTTTGGAGCTGTCTCATATCTGACAGTTGCTGTTACTCCATTCTGCATAGTGTTTGCCGTGGTTTGGGCAGTTTATCGCCGTGCATCGTTTGCTTGGATTGGTCAAGATATCCTT GGTATCACATTGATAATTACAGTTCTTCAGATTGTTCGCATACCAAATCTCAAG GTTGGAACTGTTCTTCTCAGTTGTGCCTTCCTATATGACATCTTCTGGGTGTTTGTCTCTAAACGGTGGTTCCATGAGAGTGTGATGATAGTGGTGAGTGTTTTAAAGAACAATCCCCCGTCTCTACCATTCTtcacaaagcttgattttggcCTCATACATGATGCTGTTTTCctgttaaaattattattctccaTACAGGTAGCTCGAGGTGATAAGAGTGGAGAAGATGGTATCCCCATGCTTCTCAAGATACCACGTCTGTTTGATCCTTGGGGTGGTTACAGTATCATCGGATTTGGGGACATAATCTTACCAGGACTTATAGTGGCATTTTCACTAAG GTATGATTGGTTGGCAAAGAAGAACCTTCGGGCTGGATACTTCTTGTGGGCAATGTCTGCCTATGGTTTAG GTCTCCTCATCACATATGTGGCTTTGAACTTGATGGATGGGCATGGTCAGCCAGCTTTGCTTTATATAGTCCCATTTACACTAG GCACCTTTTTGTCATTGGGAAAAAAGAGAGGGGAGCTCAAGATTTTATGGACAAGAGGGGAACCAGAAAGGCATTGTCCTCATATCCAAGAGGATAACCAATCAATTGACAGCCACCATTGA
- the LOC100794666 gene encoding SKP1-like protein 21 isoform X1: MSETDLAVIKPEMMKPYVWLQTSDDSIQQVEQEIAMFSPLICQEIIQKGMGSSKNCAICLPQQVSPAMLSLILDYCRFHQVPGRSNKERKSYDEKFVRIDTERLCELTSAADSLQLKPLVDLTSRALARIIEGKTPEEIRDIFHLPDDLTEEEKLEPLRNITADPRIRLLNRLYAKKRKELKERGRLKNVEVEEEHVDERSVDDLLSFINGNDGVPLLNFLLEAKNFVADPKGVKTSKNKKKNRRKKEQQKNSSLKEASEMNKKEVNGHDIRHQSSEAERISETSYLPYAEDDTFSPKVEFDDGDIDDEIDPALKEKIDREVEDFARRLNSDWPERMQELLSSGQERKTMLFTTDGFLRRQA, translated from the exons ATGTCAGAAACTGACTTGGCAGTTATTAAACCTGAG ATGATGAAGCCGTATGTATGGCTTCAGACTTCAGATGATTCAATCCAACAAGTGGAACAAGAAATTGCAATGTTTTCCCCACTGATATGTCAAGAAATAATACAAAAAGGCATGGGATCTTCCAAGAATTGTGCAATATGTCTTCCTCAACAAGTCAGTCCTGCCATGTTGAGCTTAATTCTCGACTATTGTCGTTTTCATCAAGTACCAGGCCGCTCAAACAAG GAACGTAAATCTTATGATGAGAAATTTGTTAGGATAGACACGGAGAGGCTTTGTGAGTTGACATCTGCTGCAGACAGCCTTCAGTTAAAACCTTTGGTTGATCTTACCAGTCGTGCACTTGCTCGAATAATTGAAGGGAAAACACCAGAGGAGATACGTGATATATTTCATTTGCCTGATGATCTTACAGAG GAAGAAAAGTTGGAGCCCTTGAGAAATATAACTGCCGACCCAAGGATCAGACTTTTGAACCGTTTGTATgccaaaaagagaaaagaactaAAAGAGCGCGGAAGGTTAAAG AATGTTGAAGTTGAAGAAGAGCATGTGGATGAACGTTCTGTTGATGACCTTTTGTCTTTTATTAATGGAAATGATGGag tTCCGCTTTTGAATTTCTTACTGGAGGCGAAGAATTTTGTCGCAGATCCAAAGGGAGTTAAAAcatcaaagaataaaaagaagaacCGGAGGAAAAAAGAGCAACAGAAGAACTCTTCTCTGAAGGAGGCATCTGAAATGAACAAAAAG GAGGTAAATGGCCATGATATCAGACATCAAAGTTCTGAAGCTGAGAGAATTAGCGAGACCTCATATTTACCCTATGCAGAAGATGACACATTTTCTCCTAAGGTTGAGTTTGATGATGGTGATATAGATGATGAGATTGATCCtgctttaaaggaaaaaattgacAG GGAAGTGGAAGATTTTGCCCGCAGATTAAATTCTGACTGGCCAGAAAGAATGCAAGAACTTTTATCTTCAGGGCAAGAACGGAAGACAATGCTTTTTACTACAGATGGTTTTCTAAGGCGACAAGCTT GA
- the LOC100795734 gene encoding cell division control protein 2 homolog D — MEKTGAGVVVLSAKEAFEKLEKVGEGTYGKVYRAREKATGKIVALKKTRLHEDQDGVPPTTLREVSILRMLSRDPHVVSLMDVKQGQNKEGKTVLYLVFEYMDTDLKKFIRSFDQPGQNIPPETIKSLMYQLCKGIAFCHGHGILHRDLKPHNLLMDRKTMMLKIADLGLARAFTVPIKKYTHEILTLWYRAPEVLLGATHYSMAVDIWSVGCIFAELVTRRALFPGDSELQQLLHIFRLLGTPNEEVWPGVSKLKDWHEYPQWNSQSLSTAVPGLEELGLDLLSQMLEYEPSKRISAKKAMEHAYFDDLDKRNL, encoded by the exons ATGGAGAAAACGGGCGCAGGAGTAGTAGTGTTATCGGCGAAGGAGGCATTCGAGAAGCTTGAGAAGGTCGGAGAAGGGACATACGGGAAGGTGTACAGGGCACGAGAGAAGGCCACTGGGAAAATCGTTGCTCTCAAGAAGACTCGTCTTCACGAGGACCAAGACGGTGTTCCTCCCACCACACTTCGCGAGGTTTCCATCTTGCGAATGCTCTCTCGCGATCCCCATGTCGTTAG CTTAATGGATGTGAAGCAAGGCCAGAACAAGGAAGGGAAGACAGTGTTGTACTTGGTGTTTGAGTACATGGACACCgatctcaagaaattcatcCGCTCCTTCGATCAACCGGGACAAAACATTCCACCCGAAACTATCAAA AGCTTGATGTACCAGCTTTGCAAGGGGATTGCTTTCTGCCACGGTCATGGGATCTTGCACAG gGACTTGAAACCTCACAATCTGTTGATGGACCGAAAAACAATGATGCTTAAAATTGCTGATCTTGGACTCGCTCGGGCATTTACTGTGCCAATTAAGAAATATACACATGAG ATACTAACCCTGTGGTATAGAGCTCCTGAAGTCCTCTTGGGTGCTACCCATTACTCAATGGCAGTGGACATATGGTCCGTTGGCTGCATATTTG CCGAACTTGTCACCAGACGAGCTCTCTTTCCTGGTGATTCCGAGCTTCAACAACTCCTGCATATATTCAG GCTATTGGGTACTCCTAATGAAGAGGTGTGGCCAGGGGTGAGTAAACTAAAGGACTGGCATGAATACCCCCAATGGAACTCTCAAAGTCTGTCAACGGCTGTTCCAGGTTTGGAGGAGCTTGGACTCGATTTGCTATCT CAAATGTTGGAGTATGAACCTTCCAAGAGGATTTCTGCAAAGAAAGCAATGGAACATGCTTACTTCGATGACCTGGACAAGAGGAATCTTTAG